The nucleotide window AGTAGCGGTCACCGGAAATCCTCCGTCCAGCCATGTGGCCCCCCTTCGACAGGCTTGGACCTCTCGAAGAGGGTGGGCTCGAGCCGGGGCTGAGGCCAAGCAGTCCGATCACCTGTTTTCTGTCATCGCCCAAGATCTTGGTCGGTCTCGGGTGTCCACCGAGGCAGTGCTGGGCCAACTGACCAGCTTGGCGGTGCCTCACAGCCCGCGCTGGCGGCTCGGGGGCGGCGCGGGTGGACGACGTGGTCGGGCCGCCCGGCGGGGAGCGGCCCGACCAGGACGACTGTCAGCTCTTCCAGTCGAAGGCAATGAGATTGCCCGAGTCGCCCTCCCACGCTCGGAGCTCGGGATCGGACCACCGGCTGCCCTTGCTGCTGGCGACGTGCATTCGGTCGATCTGGAACGCGGCCTGAGCGGCGGCGCCCTCGATCCGCGTCGGCTTTCCCGTCCCGTCCTTGAGCGGGCGCATCGAGACGTGTCCGACATCGCCGACGGTCGCCGACGGGCTCTCGCCGTGCTCCACGGCGATCTTCGTCACGCGCGCCGGCAGCCACATGCTGATGATTCCGCCCAGCAGGGGCTCGAACAGCCCGCCCTTCTTGCCGGAGAATATGGCCTCGAGCTCCCGGCGCTGGGCGGCCGTCGCGCTCTCGTCGATGTACAGTCGCGCCTTGCCCTTGCCCGACCAGAAGTCGCCCGGCCACTCGGCGGAGAGCGCGACCTTCTTGCCCGCGAGGTCCAC belongs to Candidatus Rokuibacteriota bacterium and includes:
- a CDS encoding DUF1326 domain-containing protein; translation: MPWNVSGQALELCNCAVLCGCWLGPAKPDQGWCGGTFVFDIQRGTADGVDLAGKKVALSAEWPGDFWSGKGKARLYIDESATAAQRRELEAIFSGKKGGLFEPLLGGIISMWLPARVTKIAVEHGESPSATVGDVGHVSMRPLKDGTGKPTRIEGAAAQAAFQIDRMHVASSKGSRWSDPELRAWEGDSGNLIAFDWKS